A window of Chengkuizengella sediminis contains these coding sequences:
- a CDS encoding sensor histidine kinase → MNKKIPILVQLMLVFSTILLITVSLISYFSIRNSSEVVLIKTSQYLQESVIQLKGKIDVNLLEFDKVSQTVAFHPDVQDYLLDIHKGDIPEHNRFEINNIIGEQSRFIKEDYIIHVIDSVGDDYFENNTLYLNQDLHELMENRWFQKVNEYSGRMVWIAGDAWRDEEVLPGVIGARQINDLNHLEPIGYLFTVFPIETLERLVGEVNFGTSGKVQIVDSDGYVIYSEDKSQIGTQVEAGLLNEMFNHPNDMIDWEIDGDVTYISHAQSEYAEWTFMVYVDIEEAFKDLKSIENNLLIIGLTGVITALVFTLFFSWSLSIPIRKLASRFKRIEQGAIEPYKGIMGNREVYMLYQSYNQMLQNLNQTVKDLSDKQISEKHAQLVALKAQFKPHFLYNTLNTIYWELINEGQYNTANMVLSLSDLLRYSIQPGSELVTIDEDLKHLNHFLDILKARYREKLKVNIGINPESILSTYIMKLLLQPLVENAISHGLEPKRIPEWMINIDIYRIDNHIYFIVEDNGIGMSDIDMKKFERVQSHAEINGQTIMHSGIGLTNLKYRIQLIYGKDYGLQLSNSNLGGLKVEIKLPLKRDKS, encoded by the coding sequence TTGAATAAAAAAATACCGATTTTAGTCCAATTGATGTTAGTTTTTTCGACGATATTGCTCATCACAGTTAGTTTAATTAGTTACTTTTCAATTCGAAATTCTTCCGAAGTTGTTTTAATTAAAACTTCTCAGTACTTACAGGAATCTGTTATCCAACTAAAAGGGAAAATTGATGTCAATCTATTAGAGTTTGATAAGGTATCACAAACGGTTGCGTTTCATCCAGATGTACAGGATTATCTCTTGGATATACATAAAGGAGATATTCCTGAACATAATAGATTTGAAATTAATAATATTATTGGAGAACAGAGTCGGTTTATAAAAGAAGATTATATTATCCATGTTATAGATAGCGTTGGAGATGATTACTTTGAAAATAACACGTTATATTTAAATCAAGATCTGCATGAATTAATGGAAAATAGATGGTTTCAAAAAGTGAATGAGTACAGCGGGAGAATGGTATGGATCGCTGGAGATGCTTGGAGAGATGAGGAAGTATTACCAGGTGTAATTGGTGCTAGGCAAATTAATGATTTAAATCATTTAGAGCCAATCGGGTACTTATTTACAGTGTTTCCTATTGAGACTTTAGAAAGACTTGTAGGAGAAGTTAACTTTGGTACAAGTGGAAAAGTGCAAATTGTAGATAGTGATGGATACGTCATCTATTCTGAAGATAAAAGCCAAATAGGGACACAAGTAGAAGCGGGTTTATTGAATGAGATGTTTAATCACCCTAATGATATGATTGACTGGGAAATTGATGGGGACGTAACGTACATTTCTCATGCCCAATCTGAATATGCGGAGTGGACATTTATGGTTTATGTAGATATTGAGGAGGCATTTAAAGACTTAAAAAGTATCGAAAATAATTTGTTGATCATTGGATTGACAGGTGTGATTACAGCACTAGTTTTTACATTGTTTTTTTCATGGTCATTGTCCATACCGATTAGGAAGCTGGCATCCAGATTTAAGCGGATTGAACAAGGAGCGATAGAGCCTTATAAAGGAATCATGGGAAACAGGGAAGTATACATGTTGTATCAAAGTTACAATCAAATGTTACAAAATTTAAATCAAACCGTTAAGGATTTATCAGATAAACAAATTAGTGAGAAACATGCACAGTTGGTTGCTTTAAAAGCTCAGTTTAAACCTCATTTTTTATATAATACTTTAAATACGATTTATTGGGAATTAATTAATGAAGGTCAGTATAATACAGCAAATATGGTACTAAGCTTAAGTGATTTGCTGCGTTACAGTATTCAGCCCGGGTCTGAGTTAGTAACGATTGATGAGGACTTAAAACATTTGAATCATTTCCTTGATATTTTAAAAGCCAGATATAGAGAAAAGCTTAAGGTAAACATAGGGATAAATCCTGAATCCATATTATCAACTTATATTATGAAGCTTTTATTGCAACCTTTAGTTGAAAATGCCATTTCACATGGTTTGGAACCAAAAAGAATACCTGAGTGGATGATCAATATTGATATTTATCGAATTGACAACCATATCTATTTTATTGTAGAAGACAATGGGATAGGAATGTCAGACATAGACATGAAGAAATTTGAGCGTGTTCAAAGCCATGCAGAGATCAATGGTCAAACGATTATGCATTCTGGAATTGGATTGACTAACCTTAAATATAGAATTCAATTAATTTATGGAAAAGATTATGGGTTACAACTCTCAAATAGTAATTTAGGTGGTTTAAAAGTCGAAATTAAACTTCCACTAAAAAGAGATAAAAGTTAG
- a CDS encoding response regulator transcription factor, producing MNILMVDDEPIVRNAMANMIQSMADYYDVLTAEDGEDAIAKLKKKRFDIVITDIRMPGVDGLKLAKYIYETHPKTYIVMLTGHADFEYARTALQYKVVEYLLKPTSMESVKDIINKIEMMINSRRSKSEIGRLREKNLLEKRVQDLFYEMPVPYYDESLFPEFQSIYLFSITMKPEELRKKTIRFSIKNIISDVMNELGTSIVVVEESHLSTVLFSYNDQSNHIGEVLKNISSAIEQILKRSCEIGIGGVSDQLQEVSELYKKSLMELGLYKEEVSVKNGKSNDSIHRLIRSVIEYVEKDYSKEITLTSLAEQLFVNPNYLSSLFKNEMGVTFSHFVTKTRINKAKELLRETNHKIYQVCKMVGYTDQAHFSKVFKAFENTSPYDYREHNKPQQNHSQHRQV from the coding sequence ATGAATATATTAATGGTAGATGATGAACCGATAGTGAGAAATGCAATGGCCAATATGATTCAATCTATGGCGGATTATTATGATGTGTTAACAGCTGAAGATGGAGAAGATGCTATTGCTAAACTAAAGAAAAAAAGGTTTGACATTGTGATTACAGATATTAGGATGCCTGGAGTTGATGGATTAAAACTTGCAAAGTATATTTACGAAACTCACCCTAAAACCTATATCGTGATGTTAACAGGGCACGCTGATTTCGAATATGCTCGCACCGCTCTTCAATATAAGGTGGTTGAATATTTATTAAAACCTACCTCAATGGAAAGTGTTAAAGATATCATTAATAAAATAGAAATGATGATTAATAGCCGGAGATCGAAATCTGAAATTGGTCGCTTAAGGGAAAAGAATTTATTGGAAAAAAGAGTTCAGGATCTTTTTTATGAGATGCCAGTACCCTATTACGATGAATCGCTATTTCCTGAATTTCAATCTATTTATCTATTTTCCATCACGATGAAACCAGAAGAATTAAGAAAAAAAACGATACGATTTTCCATTAAAAATATTATATCTGATGTAATGAATGAGCTGGGAACCTCCATTGTAGTAGTGGAGGAGAGCCATTTATCCACTGTTTTATTCTCCTACAATGATCAGTCAAATCATATTGGAGAAGTATTGAAGAATATTTCTTCTGCCATTGAACAAATTTTAAAAAGAAGTTGCGAGATTGGAATAGGAGGTGTAAGTGACCAGCTGCAAGAAGTCAGCGAATTATACAAAAAAAGTTTAATGGAATTAGGCTTATATAAAGAAGAGGTTTCAGTTAAAAATGGAAAATCAAACGATTCTATACATCGATTAATTCGTTCTGTTATAGAGTATGTGGAAAAAGATTATTCGAAAGAAATTACTTTGACTTCGTTGGCTGAGCAATTATTTGTAAATCCCAATTACTTGAGTAGTTTATTTAAAAATGAAATGGGGGTCACCTTTAGTCATTTTGTAACGAAAACTCGAATCAACAAAGCTAAGGAGTTATTGCGTGAGACCAATCATAAAATATATCAAGTTTGTAAAATGGTTGGTTATACAGATCAAGCCCATTTCAGTAAGGTATTTAAAGCTTTTGAAAATACGAGCCCTTATGACTATAGAGAACATAATAAACCTCAGCAAAACCATTCTCAACATCGTCAAGTTTAA
- a CDS encoding NAD(P)/FAD-dependent oxidoreductase, translating to MLYDCIIIGGGIAGLQAAIQLGRYEHEVLVIDKGDGRSTLCRAYHNLLGWPNGISGAKLRELGKNHAESLDVEFLQGEVIQAEKKFEQFHIYVKDHEQAYKGKTILLATGIIDRMPDFPELISCLGLSVYVCPDCDGYEVRNKKTIILGAGEVGANMALTLKQWTDDLVYINHEQKQVNPQIRKKLDEFQIQYKEEPFEKVLEAKGMIYGVVLMCGEVIHCERGFIAFGGNDVKSFLASQLGVERLENKHIITDPRTKMTNVKHVWSAGDVNVHSEQVSIAMGEGSQAAIWIHKSMVNNSF from the coding sequence ATGTTATACGATTGTATTATCATTGGTGGCGGGATTGCTGGATTACAAGCTGCCATTCAACTTGGAAGATACGAACACGAAGTTCTTGTTATTGATAAAGGTGATGGAAGATCAACTTTATGTAGAGCTTATCATAATTTATTAGGATGGCCTAATGGTATTTCGGGTGCAAAATTAAGGGAGCTTGGTAAAAACCATGCGGAAAGTTTAGATGTTGAATTTTTACAAGGTGAGGTGATTCAAGCAGAAAAAAAATTTGAGCAGTTTCACATTTATGTAAAGGATCATGAACAAGCGTATAAAGGGAAGACTATATTGCTTGCAACTGGAATTATAGATCGTATGCCTGATTTTCCAGAGTTGATTTCTTGTTTAGGTTTATCTGTTTACGTATGTCCAGATTGTGATGGTTATGAAGTGAGGAATAAAAAAACCATTATATTAGGGGCTGGTGAGGTTGGTGCTAACATGGCATTGACTTTAAAACAATGGACAGATGACTTAGTTTATATAAACCATGAACAAAAACAGGTTAATCCACAGATTAGGAAAAAATTGGATGAGTTTCAGATTCAATATAAAGAAGAGCCTTTTGAAAAAGTGTTGGAAGCCAAAGGGATGATTTATGGCGTTGTTTTAATGTGTGGAGAAGTGATCCATTGTGAAAGAGGTTTTATTGCTTTTGGTGGAAATGATGTAAAATCTTTCCTTGCATCTCAATTGGGTGTAGAAAGGCTGGAAAATAAACATATTATTACCGATCCACGAACAAAAATGACAAATGTAAAACATGTATGGTCTGCAGGAGATGTGAATGTGCACTCAGAGCAGGTATCGATAGCTATGGGAGAAGGCTCACAAGCAGCGATTTGGATACATAAATCAATGGTGAATAATTCCTTTTGA
- a CDS encoding glycoside hydrolase family 64 protein, translated as MFKKMITIAIMLALVFSLVPVNGVSAADYTAELNTLSATSSQITFTSNVDTSWVDVHYTVNSGGQLNVRMNQNGNVFTQNVNNLQAGDVVSYWFTYNNGTPAYDTPTFTSTHGTTPEPVPEPEPEPTPEPTPEPTPEPTPEPTPEPAPEVDADYTAELNTLSTTSSQITFTSNVDTSWVDVHYTVNSGGQLNVRMNQNGNVFTQNVNNLQAGDVVSYWFTYNNGIPAYGTPTFTSTHGTTPEPGPIPEPEPEPTPEPEPTPEPTPEPTDPGETPSFPIGDEVMTFQLQNGTGGQYSDSEIYWAILGYDPETNQLVHVDASGNLVESSVSDNDAPGHLEKNGENYPNIFYKMSDIDWVSMPEIISGRMFISLGSPMYIKFNGAADGRVGFAGPDLNNPTDPHHDIYFEYIEFTLNQYGYHGNSTRVDQFSFPITNRLIASGGYDKTVGETYTRDEIFTAYKNQVPAEYQTLVQEPYRIVAPGKGEFKDGGIYGHYFDDYVNEVWDYYRTNELTFTAQAGTFSGRVEGDHFVFSKNGGPYNLIIGKPTNIQVFECSGPMATGTSDEKVVEAQLCAALNRGIMYDPGNWSNSEFFYLNDTANFYAGFWHEYSIDGLAYGFPYDDVRNYSTLLHHTDPTALIINVGW; from the coding sequence ATGTTTAAGAAAATGATAACAATAGCCATAATGTTAGCCTTAGTATTTTCATTAGTTCCCGTTAATGGCGTCTCGGCAGCAGATTATACAGCTGAATTAAACACCTTAAGTGCAACTTCATCACAAATCACATTTACTTCAAATGTAGATACAAGCTGGGTGGATGTGCATTACACTGTAAATTCAGGTGGACAACTAAATGTTAGAATGAATCAAAATGGGAATGTTTTTACACAAAACGTGAACAATTTACAAGCAGGAGATGTTGTAAGTTATTGGTTTACTTATAATAATGGTACCCCAGCTTATGATACACCTACGTTTACAAGTACACATGGCACAACACCTGAACCTGTTCCTGAGCCAGAACCAGAACCGACACCAGAACCGACACCAGAACCGACACCAGAACCAACACCAGAACCAACACCAGAACCGGCTCCTGAAGTTGATGCAGATTATACAGCTGAATTAAACACCTTAAGTACAACTTCATCACAAATCACATTTACTTCAAATGTAGATACAAGCTGGGTGGATGTGCATTACACTGTAAATTCAGGTGGACAACTAAATGTTAGAATGAATCAAAATGGGAATGTTTTTACACAAAACGTGAATAATTTACAAGCAGGAGATGTTGTAAGTTATTGGTTTACTTATAATAATGGTATCCCAGCTTATGGTACACCTACGTTTACAAGTACACATGGCACAACACCAGAGCCTGGACCAATTCCTGAGCCAGAACCGGAACCAACACCAGAACCAGAACCGACTCCTGAGCCGACACCGGAACCTACAGATCCTGGCGAAACTCCATCATTTCCAATAGGAGATGAAGTCATGACATTTCAACTTCAAAATGGGACAGGTGGACAGTATTCAGATAGTGAAATCTACTGGGCTATACTTGGTTATGATCCAGAAACAAATCAGCTTGTTCATGTAGATGCAAGTGGAAATTTAGTAGAAAGTTCAGTAAGTGATAATGATGCTCCAGGTCATTTAGAGAAAAATGGAGAAAATTATCCTAACATTTTTTATAAAATGAGTGATATAGATTGGGTTTCCATGCCTGAAATCATTTCTGGAAGAATGTTTATTAGTCTAGGCAGTCCAATGTACATTAAATTTAATGGTGCTGCAGATGGTAGAGTTGGATTTGCTGGACCAGATTTAAATAACCCAACAGATCCACATCATGATATTTACTTTGAGTACATTGAATTTACACTTAACCAATACGGATATCATGGAAATTCAACCCGAGTTGACCAATTTAGTTTCCCGATAACGAATAGATTGATTGCTTCTGGTGGATATGACAAAACCGTAGGTGAAACTTACACTCGTGATGAGATATTCACAGCATATAAAAACCAAGTACCAGCAGAATATCAAACGTTAGTTCAAGAACCTTACAGAATTGTTGCACCTGGAAAAGGGGAATTTAAAGATGGAGGGATTTACGGTCACTATTTTGATGATTATGTGAATGAAGTATGGGATTATTATAGGACAAACGAACTAACGTTTACAGCACAAGCTGGTACATTTAGTGGTAGAGTAGAAGGAGATCATTTTGTTTTTTCCAAAAATGGAGGTCCTTACAACTTGATAATAGGGAAACCAACAAACATTCAAGTATTTGAATGTTCTGGACCTATGGCAACTGGAACTTCAGATGAAAAAGTTGTAGAAGCTCAACTTTGTGCAGCATTAAACAGAGGTATCATGTATGACCCTGGAAATTGGAGTAACTCTGAATTTTTCTATCTGAATGATACAGCTAACTTTTATGCAGGATTCTGGCATGAATACAGTATAGATGGCTTAGCATATGGTTTCCCTTATGATGATGTTAGAAATTATAGCACTTTATTACACCATACTGATCCTACTGCGTTAATTATTAATGTAGGTTGGTAA
- a CDS encoding ABC transporter substrate-binding protein: MIDIFRKSILIVLSIFLLLHISACDLVKYNDFGNIASNRTNENPVVELTVWLWPGSGLEDMIREYDLQNTDVNISMIILPYTDVHNNLQHAFAAGYGAPDISLVEVSYFERFKEFDKAFYDLTIFGGQTLKEQYLDWKWQQASNLDGFLFGLPTDIGPVAMLYNRTLFQEAGLPTDRKLVANLIRTWDDLFEVGEKLKEHHIYMVDNIYILYRMILGQGQQQYFEKGTNKLIVDTNPTVKKAWEYAVNAKEMEFSRGTPQYWDPEWGERLRANEFAITFATSWMLSSIEKSFNSSSDINVSNVGEWDVTYLPEGGGNWGGSFLTMPAEGKHPRESYKLIEHLTSPDSQLRVFTKDKNFPSSPLLYDHPIILETKLHYFNNAPVGEIFVDSAKNLEPVYEGPNQHIVTGIIDNALIQVDTTNTPPEEIWNESMRLIKTQLNNE; this comes from the coding sequence ATGATTGATATATTCAGAAAGTCCATTCTAATTGTACTATCTATTTTTTTACTACTTCACATTTCTGCTTGTGATTTAGTGAAATATAATGATTTTGGGAATATCGCTTCCAATCGAACGAATGAAAATCCAGTTGTTGAACTAACGGTTTGGCTTTGGCCGGGAAGTGGACTTGAGGACATGATACGAGAATATGACCTACAGAATACTGATGTTAATATTTCGATGATTATATTACCTTATACAGATGTTCATAACAATTTACAACATGCATTTGCAGCAGGGTATGGAGCACCTGATATTAGTCTTGTTGAGGTAAGTTATTTTGAACGTTTTAAAGAATTCGATAAAGCATTTTATGATTTAACTATATTTGGGGGGCAGACTTTAAAGGAACAATATTTGGATTGGAAGTGGCAGCAAGCTTCTAATTTAGATGGTTTCTTGTTTGGTTTACCTACGGATATTGGTCCTGTTGCTATGTTGTATAACCGAACTTTATTTCAAGAAGCTGGATTACCGACAGACCGCAAATTAGTTGCTAATCTAATAAGGACATGGGATGATTTATTTGAGGTTGGGGAAAAATTAAAAGAACATCATATTTATATGGTCGATAACATTTATATATTATACCGCATGATTTTAGGTCAGGGACAACAACAATATTTTGAAAAAGGGACTAATAAACTCATTGTAGATACAAACCCTACTGTTAAAAAAGCTTGGGAATATGCAGTTAATGCAAAAGAAATGGAATTTTCTAGAGGGACCCCGCAATATTGGGATCCTGAATGGGGTGAAAGATTAAGAGCAAATGAATTTGCAATTACTTTTGCAACTTCATGGATGTTGTCATCGATTGAAAAATCGTTTAATTCATCCTCTGACATTAATGTTAGTAATGTGGGTGAATGGGATGTAACTTATTTACCTGAGGGAGGAGGAAACTGGGGAGGTTCATTTTTAACGATGCCAGCAGAAGGAAAACACCCTAGAGAATCCTATAAATTAATAGAGCACTTGACCTCACCAGACAGCCAACTTAGAGTTTTTACTAAGGACAAAAATTTTCCATCATCTCCATTGCTTTATGATCATCCCATCATTCTAGAGACAAAATTGCATTATTTTAATAATGCTCCTGTAGGTGAAATTTTTGTTGATTCAGCTAAAAACCTAGAGCCTGTATACGAGGGCCCAAATCAACATATTGTAACTGGAATTATTGACAACGCTCTAATACAGGTTGATACGACAAATACGCCTCCAGAGGAAATATGGAATGAGTCAATGAGGTTAATCAAAACCCAGTTAAATAATGAATGA
- a CDS encoding sulfite exporter TauE/SafE family protein, translating into MGFGIEMTILGLVVGFLVGLTGVGGAALLTPIMIMLGVPATIAVGTDLFYNSITKMFGAIQHFRQKTINLKLVKFFAIGSIPGAITAIGVLQLFENFFQNQESIMRTSLGVMLIIIALATIFRQIFDKRWRENCWQKKPIEEKKILTITIGYILGFLVGLTSIGSGSLFALALLYLYRLKGSEIVGTDIAHALLLVTVAGFLHAGLGNVDYLLTLKLLLGSIPGVLIGSTLSAKVPTKPLRTILATIILFSGIKMI; encoded by the coding sequence ATGGGATTTGGAATAGAGATGACTATACTTGGACTCGTTGTTGGATTTTTAGTAGGATTAACGGGGGTTGGGGGAGCGGCATTATTAACTCCAATTATGATTATGCTCGGAGTTCCTGCAACGATCGCAGTGGGAACCGATTTGTTTTATAATTCAATTACAAAAATGTTTGGAGCTATCCAGCATTTTAGACAAAAAACAATTAATTTGAAGTTAGTTAAATTTTTTGCTATAGGTAGTATTCCAGGTGCTATAACAGCGATTGGAGTGCTCCAATTGTTTGAGAACTTTTTCCAAAATCAAGAATCAATCATGAGAACGTCTTTAGGAGTGATGTTAATTATCATCGCTTTGGCAACCATTTTCAGACAAATCTTTGATAAAAGATGGAGAGAAAATTGTTGGCAGAAGAAACCAATAGAAGAGAAAAAGATACTCACAATAACAATTGGTTATATTTTGGGGTTTTTGGTTGGATTAACTTCAATAGGCTCAGGTTCTCTTTTTGCTTTAGCACTTCTTTATCTATACAGATTAAAAGGTTCAGAGATTGTAGGTACAGATATTGCTCATGCTTTATTACTAGTCACAGTTGCTGGATTTTTACATGCTGGTTTAGGGAATGTAGATTATCTTCTAACCTTAAAGTTATTATTAGGATCAATTCCTGGTGTATTAATTGGCAGCACGTTATCAGCAAAGGTACCTACTAAACCACTAAGGACCATTTTAGCAACCATTATATTGTTTAGTGGAATAAAAATGATATAA
- a CDS encoding PrkA family serine protein kinase, with protein MDIFKKITSHRADEEKLNWSGTFKDYIDIVRKNPKVSRTAHARVYDMIASHGVTEKNGKRIYTFFEKEIYGLNKTLEKLTEEYFHSAARRLDVRKRILLLMGPVSGGKSTLVMMLKRGLEQYSRTDDGALYGIKGCPMYEEPLHLIPHELRPDIEKVLDVRIEGNLCPSCQMRLRTEYNGVIEDVEVERITLSEDKRIGIGTFSPSDPKSQDIADLTGSIDFSTITEFGSESDPRAYRFDGELNKANRGMMEFQEMLKCDEKFLWNLLSLTQEGNFKAGRFALISADELIVAHTNETEYKSFISNKKNEALQSRMIIMPVPYNLQVTQEEKIYHKLINQGDVGHIHIAPHTLKTASIFSILTRLKETKKQGMDFIKKMRMYDGESVEGFKDADLKEMQNEYDEEGMTGIDPRYVVNRISSALIRQDINCINALDVLRSMKDGLDQHSSINKEEKERYLNFISLARKEYDELAKKELQKAFVYSFEESAKTLFENYLDNIEAFCNHNKIKDPITDEELEPDERLMRSIEEQIGISENAKKAFREEILIRMSSYSRKNKKFDYSSHERLKEAIEKKLFADLKDIVKITTSTKTPDEKQLKKINEVSKRLIEEHGYCSICANEMLRYVGSLLNR; from the coding sequence ATGGATATATTTAAGAAGATCACTAGCCATCGGGCAGATGAGGAGAAGTTGAATTGGTCTGGCACCTTTAAGGATTATATCGACATTGTACGTAAAAACCCTAAAGTATCTAGAACTGCTCATGCAAGAGTATATGACATGATTGCCTCACATGGCGTGACAGAAAAGAATGGAAAAAGAATATATACATTTTTTGAAAAAGAAATTTATGGATTAAATAAAACTTTAGAAAAATTAACAGAAGAGTATTTTCATTCAGCTGCACGCAGATTAGATGTACGTAAAAGAATATTGTTGCTCATGGGTCCTGTGAGTGGTGGGAAATCTACACTAGTGATGATGTTAAAACGTGGATTAGAGCAATACTCACGCACGGATGATGGGGCGTTATATGGAATTAAAGGGTGCCCTATGTACGAGGAACCTTTACATCTAATCCCCCATGAGCTTAGACCAGACATTGAAAAAGTATTGGATGTAAGAATTGAAGGGAATTTATGCCCATCATGTCAGATGCGTTTAAGAACGGAATACAATGGAGTTATTGAGGATGTAGAAGTTGAAAGAATCACATTGTCTGAGGATAAGCGTATAGGGATCGGTACTTTTAGTCCATCTGATCCAAAATCTCAAGATATAGCAGACTTAACAGGTAGCATTGACTTTTCTACAATTACTGAATTTGGATCTGAATCTGACCCAAGAGCATATCGTTTTGACGGGGAACTGAACAAAGCAAATCGAGGAATGATGGAGTTTCAAGAAATGTTGAAGTGTGATGAGAAATTTTTGTGGAATTTACTTTCACTCACACAAGAAGGGAATTTTAAAGCAGGTAGATTTGCATTAATTTCAGCAGATGAATTGATTGTTGCTCATACAAATGAAACAGAATATAAATCTTTTATATCTAATAAAAAAAATGAAGCACTTCAATCCAGAATGATTATTATGCCAGTTCCTTATAACTTACAAGTTACTCAAGAAGAAAAAATATATCATAAATTAATTAATCAGGGTGATGTAGGTCACATTCATATTGCACCCCATACTTTAAAAACAGCCAGTATATTTTCCATTCTAACCAGATTAAAAGAAACGAAAAAACAAGGCATGGATTTCATTAAAAAAATGAGAATGTATGACGGTGAATCTGTTGAAGGGTTTAAAGATGCAGACTTAAAAGAAATGCAAAATGAATATGATGAAGAAGGAATGACAGGTATTGATCCAAGATATGTAGTGAATCGTATTTCAAGTGCGCTCATACGGCAGGATATAAACTGTATAAATGCACTGGATGTGCTTAGATCTATGAAGGATGGATTGGACCAACATTCCTCCATCAATAAAGAAGAAAAAGAGCGTTATCTGAATTTCATTTCATTAGCTAGAAAAGAGTATGATGAACTTGCTAAAAAAGAATTACAAAAAGCATTTGTTTATTCATTTGAGGAATCAGCAAAAACATTATTTGAGAATTATTTAGACAACATAGAAGCATTTTGCAATCATAATAAAATAAAAGATCCTATTACAGATGAAGAGTTAGAGCCAGATGAACGTTTAATGCGATCCATTGAAGAGCAGATAGGCATTTCAGAAAACGCCAAAAAAGCGTTTCGTGAGGAAATATTGATCAGAATGTCTTCGTACTCTAGAAAAAATAAAAAGTTTGATTATAGTAGTCATGAACGTTTAAAAGAAGCGATTGAGAAGAAGTTGTTTGCTGATTTAAAGGATATTGTTAAAATTACAACTTCAACGAAAACACCAGATGAAAAACAGCTGAAAAAAATTAATGAAGTATCAAAAAGGTTAATTGAAGAGCATGGATATTGTTCAATATGTGCAAACGAGATGTTAAGATATGTTGGAAGTTTATTGAACAGATAA